A single window of Onychomys torridus chromosome 8, mOncTor1.1, whole genome shotgun sequence DNA harbors:
- the Gjc1 gene encoding gap junction gamma-1 protein: protein MSWSFLTRLLEEIHNHSTFVGKIWLTVLIVFRIVLTAVGGESIYYDEQSKFVCNTEQPGCENVCYDAFAPLSHVRFWVFQIILVATPSVMYLGYAIHKIAKMEHGEADKKAARSKPYAMRWKQHRALEETEEDHEEDPMMYPEMELESEKENKEQNQPKPKHDGRRRIREDGLMKIYVLQLLARTVFEVGFLIGQYFLYGFQVHPFYVCSRLPCPHKIDCFISRPTEKTIFLLIMYGVTGLCLLLNIWEMLHLGFGTIRDSLNSKRRELDDPGAYNYPFTWNTPSAPPGYNIAVKPDQIQYTELSNAKIAYKQNKANIAQEQQYGSHEEHLPADLETLQREIRMAQERLDLAIQAYHHQNNPHGPREKKAKVGSKSGSNKSSVSSKSGDGKTSVWI, encoded by the coding sequence ATGAGTTGGAGCTTCCTGACTCGCCTGCTAGAGGAGATCCACAACCATTCAACATTTGTAGGGAAGATCTGGCTCACCGTGCTGATTGTCTTTCGAATTGTCCTGACTGCTGTAGGAGGAGAGTCCATCTACTATGACGAGCAAAGTAAATTTGTGTGCAACACAGAGCAGCCGGGCTGTGAGAATGTCTGCTACGATGCCTTTGCACCGCTCTCCCACGTGCGCTTCTGGGTGTTCCAGATCATCCTGGTTGCAACTCCCTCTGTGATGTACCTGGGATATGCTATTCATAAGATTGCCAAAATGGAGCATGGTGAAGCGGACAAGAAGGCAGCTCGGAGCAAACCCTATGCCATGCGTTGGAAACAGCACCGGGCTCTAGAAGAAACGGAAGAGGACCATGAAGAGGATCCTATGATGTATCCAGAAATGGAGCTagagagtgaaaaagaaaataaagagcagaaccaaccaaaaccaaagcacGATGGCCGGAGACGAATTCGGGAGGATGGGCTCATGAAAATCTATGTGCTGCAGCTACTGGCCAGGACTGTGTTTGAAGTGGGCTTTCTAATAGGACAGTATTTCCTGTATGGTTTTCAAGTCCACCCATTTTATGTGTGCAGCAGACTTCCTTGTCCTCATAAGATAGACTGCTTTATTTCTAGACCCACTGAAAAGACCATCTTCCTTCTGATAATGTATGGTGTTACAGGCCTCTGCCTATTGCTTAACATTTGGGAGATGCTTCATTTAGGGTTTGGGACCATTCGAGACTCACTGAACAGTAAAAGGAGGGAGCTTGACGATCCGGGTGCTTATAATTATCCTTTCACTTGGAATACACCATCTGCTCCCCCTGGCTATAACATTGCTGTCAAACCAGATCAAATCCAGTACACCGAGTTGTCCAATGCTAAGATTGCCTACAAGCAAAACAAAGCCAATATCGCCCAGGAGCAGCAGTACGGCAGCCATGAGGAGCACCTCCCGGCTGATCTAGAGACTCTGCAGCGGGAGATCAGGATGGCTCAGGAGCGCTTGGATCTAGCCATCCAGGCCTACCATCACCAAAACAACCCCCATGGTCCTCGGGAAAAGAAGGCCAAAGTGGGGTCCAAATCTGGCTCCAACAAAAGCAGTGTTAGTAGCAAATCAGGGGATGGGAAGACCTCCGTCTGGATTTAA